The following are encoded together in the Montipora foliosa isolate CH-2021 chromosome 12, ASM3666993v2, whole genome shotgun sequence genome:
- the LOC137980126 gene encoding uncharacterized protein produces MCAHFAFYLLRFILIPTMLTATQGLEFSTLYHPHMTQDVFLKDDWHYLHSPKVGFYTFLDVFDCIFECLRHSSCLSFNLAASRQADGQLWCELLSSSRYSNSVEYKANASSHHYSIKTQCISSPCRKGGTCVPNYSHHTFTCKCNDGFTGDLCEKAKSCKALNDFTSLNESKVVALLLDSKTTSVFCHMGDFGCGTGGWTPVMKTDGNKSTFHYDSNMWSNKEIFNLDGGKTGFDSKETKLPSYWDTPFTKICLGMKVNGEQDINFVVINKSAESLFSLISDGQRRNTSLGLATWKTLIGGQASLQTACVIEGFNVQGSVDGFSRVRIGIVGDEFKPCVSCDSRIGFGTGGENPDNNTCGNFADYNPDNGNKNLKAMGYILVQ; encoded by the exons ATGTGTGCTCATTTCGCCTTCTATCTACTCCGCTTTATTTTGATTCCAACGATGCTTACAGCCACCCAGGGACTTG AATTTTCTACATTGTATCACCCACATATGACACAAGATGTCTTTTTAAAAGATGACTGGCATTATTTGCATTCGCCAAAAGTTGGATTTTACACGTTTTTGGATGTGTTTGATTGCATCTTTGAGTGTCTCCGCCATTCTTCCTGCTTGTCGTTTAACCTTGCTGCATCCAGACAAGCTGATGGCCAGCTTTGGTGTGAGTTGTTATCCTCCAGTCGGTACAGCAACTCGGTGGAATACAAGGCAAACGCAAGTTCACACCATTATTCTATTAAG ACCCAATGTATATCTTCACCTTGCCGGAAAGGGGGTACATGTGTGCCCAACTACAGTCATCACACCTTTACCTGCAAATGCAATGACGGGTTCACTGGTGACCTCTGCGAAAAAG CAAAGTCGTGCAAGGCCCTGAACGACTTTACCAG CTTAAACGAGAGCAAGGTTGTTGCACTCCTCTTGGACTCTAAAACAACCTCCGTTTTTTGTCACATGGGTGATTTTGGATGCGGAACAGGTGGATGGACACCAGTCATGAAAACGGATGGAAACAAG AGCACATTTCACTATGATTCAAATATGTGGAGCAACAAGGAAATCTTTAACCTTGATGGAGGGAAGACTGGGTTCGactcaaaagaaacaaaattgcCGAGTTATTGGGACACACCCTTCACCAAGATTTGTCTCGGTATGAAAGTCAATGGCGAACAAGATATAAATTTTGTGGTTATAAACAAGAGCGCAGAGTCCCTTTTTTCGCTTATTTCTGATGGGCAACGCAGAAACACATCACTTGGTCTTGCCACGTGGAAGACGCTGATTGGTGGACAGGCCTCGTTGCAAACTGCCTGCGTGATTGAAGGTTTCAATGTTCAGGGTAGCGTCGATGGCTTTTCAAGAGTAAGAATTGGCATAGTTGGGGACGAGTTTAAGCCCTGCGTTAGCTGTGATTCAAGAATCGGCTTCGGCACTGGAGGAGAAAATCCCGACAACAACACTTGTGGAAACTTTGCTGATTACAATCCCGACAATGGTAATAAGAATCTCAAGGCAATGGGGTACATTTTAGTTCAGTAA